One region of Triticum aestivum cultivar Chinese Spring chromosome 6B, IWGSC CS RefSeq v2.1, whole genome shotgun sequence genomic DNA includes:
- the LOC123138247 gene encoding NEP1-interacting protein-like 2 yields the protein MEVAAAGEPAPAGEWLEERGVDTVYLPRLIAGVISGALTGLFALAGALTGAVTGALAGRASDSGVLRGAGLGAIAGAVLSIEVLEASRAYWCSDRLGTCSMADFIEQLLHARFVQQQLGSSAHMAYRWQLSIPDFGHDDVYDIFGDISSRGLSREALEKLPHYVVADQVQAEAQGKSGENMSCAICLQDMVAGETARRLPTCSHAFHQLCVDKWLISHGSCPVCRQHV from the exons ATGGAGGTTGCCGCGGCGGGAGAGCCGGCGCCCGCGGGCGAGTGGCTGGAGGAGCGCGGCGTGGACACCGTGTACCTCCCCAGGCTGATCGCCGGCGTCATCTCCGGCGCGCTCACCGGCCTCTTCGCTCTCG CTGGAGCATTGACTGGAGCCGTCACCGGCGCGCTGGCGGGCAGGGCCTCCGACAGCGGCGTTCTCCGGGGAGCTGGACTGGGAGCGATCGCCGGGGCCGTCCTCTCCATCGAGGTTCTCGAGGCGTCTCGCGCGTACTGGTGCTCGGACCGGCTCGGCACATGCTCCATG GCAGATTTCATAGAGCAGCTCCTTCATGCCCGGTTTGTGCAACAGCAGCTTGGATCCTCGGCACATATGGCGTACCGTTGGCAG CTCAGCATACCGGATTTTGGGCACGATGATGTGTACGACATCTTCGGGGACATTTCATCGAGGGGGCTTTCGAGGGAGGCACTGGAGAAATTACCACACTACGTGGTAGCTGATCAGGTTCAGGCTGAGGCTCAGGGCAAATCGGGTGAAAACATGTCTTGCGCCATCTGTCTACAG GATATGGTAGCCGGTGAGACGGCGAGAAGGTTGCCCACTTGCTCCCATGCTTTTCATCAGCTCTGCGTGGACAAATGGCTCATTAGCCACGGATCATGCCCTGTGTGTCGGCAACATGTGTAA